The following is a genomic window from Caldicellulosiruptor danielii.
ACTCTCAAAAATTCAATTACCTCTTCAACATCGTTCTCTCCACCTTCAATTCCAAACATTGGATGCTTGTCACCATACGCAGGATGGTTCTTGTCTTTCACAACTGCGTTTCCTATGTGAACATGTGTAAGATAGTCTTTTACTGGCAAGAGTGCCTGCTCAGCTGTCTCCCTTGTAAGTGGAAGATGGCTCAAATCCACAATCAACCCAAAGTTGTCATATTCTTTTCTTATCTCGGCTGCGAATCTTGCTGCAAGCTCAGCAGGTCCAATCAAGCTCTTTTTGTCAATGTCAAAGTCGAATACCTCAAGTTCTACCATGAGGTTCCCCTTTGACTTTGCATACTCGCAGAGCTCTTTTGTTGTATCAACCAATATCTTGAATGCTTCCTCTTTGCGTGCCTCATCATATTGCCTTGACAAAAATCCAAAACCAACAGCGCCAAGCTCATATGCTTCATCAATGCCTTTTTTCAAAATCTCTATTGCTTTTCTTCTCTTTTCACTGTCATAGTCGTTTGGGTTAAGACCAGTCCTCAAAAGTCTTGGCTGACCACCATATGCAACTGTGATGTGTGCAGATTTTAGCATGTCTTTGACTCTTTTTCTTTCCTCGCTATCCTTTATCCATGTTATCTCTACTGCATTGAAGTAATCATCTTCAAGTATTGACTTTAAAGTCTCTTCAATTGGGCCTTCTCCATCAATTACCTGCGGGTAAGACATGAAATGAATTGTTCCAATTTTGAGATATTTATAAATTGGCTCGTTCATCTAAAAACACCTCCAAATAAGTTTATATATTATAATTGTTTTTTAAATTATGTCATAGCTTCCAAAAACCTTTAACTTCTTTATGGCTTCCTCTTTCACAATTCTTCTAATTTCATCAAAGATTGCAGTGGTCAAATCACCTGTTGTTTTGACAAACTCAGGAAGTTTTTTATTTATCGCTAAGGTCAGATCAGTGAAAATATTTACCTTATTAATTCCACACTCTATGCACTTTTTGAAATCTTCATCTGAAAGTCCAGAACCACCGTGCAAGACAAGATAACAATCAACTCTTTTTCTAATTTCCGCAAGTCTTTCAAAATCAAGCTTAGGCTCGCCCTTGTAGACACCGTGAACTGTACCAATTGAAACAGCTAAAGCATCAACACCTGTTTCTTTGGCAAATACTTCTGCTTCTTCAGGCTTTGTGTAAAACTCAGGGTTTTTAAAATCCCAGTCGCCTCTTCCAACAACGCCAAGCTCTCCTTCAACACTCACATCAACAGAGTGAGCTATTTCAACAACTTCCTTGGTTTTCTTTATATTCTCTTCAAATGGCAAGCTTGAACCGTCAAACATGACAGATGTAAATCCAGCCTTTATTGCTCTGATGATATTTTTCAGACTCTTTGCATGGTCAAGATGAACGCACACTGGCACAGATGCCCTTTTTGCGAGGAAAATCATGACTTCTGCAATCATCTCAAAATCAAGTCTGTCAACAAACCTGTCAGCAACACCGATGATAATTGGGCACCTGAGCTGCTCCGCAGCATCAATCAGTCCCTCATAAAAGTCGGCAGAAAGTCCGTTGAACATCCCCACACCAAATTTTTTTACTTTCGTATAGCTTAAAACCTCACTCAAATTTACAAGCAAAACAAAGACCTCCTAACCATCAATATTGAGAAAGCTTTGAATAAAGGTGAGAAACTGAACTATAAAGCTGGTTGTATATTTCGTACACTCTGTTATAAATCTCTTGGTTATTGCTGTCTGGCTGGTACTCGAAAAGCACTTCTCTTTTTTCCTCAATTAAGCTTTCCCTTGCACCAATTGCGTATGAAGCAAGAAGCATTGCACCTTTTGATGCCGCCTCTTGTACCTTTTCAACAACAACTTTCTTTCCCAAAATATCAGCTTTAATTCTGCTCCATACTCTGCTCTTTGCACCACCCCCCATAGAAACTACGCTCTCAGCTCTAAGCCCCATAGACTCTAAAATCTCAATACACGCTCTTATCTCATACGAAATCCCTTC
Proteins encoded in this region:
- a CDS encoding class II fructose-bisphosphate aldolase — translated: MLVNLSEVLSYTKVKKFGVGMFNGLSADFYEGLIDAAEQLRCPIIIGVADRFVDRLDFEMIAEVMIFLAKRASVPVCVHLDHAKSLKNIIRAIKAGFTSVMFDGSSLPFEENIKKTKEVVEIAHSVDVSVEGELGVVGRGDWDFKNPEFYTKPEEAEVFAKETGVDALAVSIGTVHGVYKGEPKLDFERLAEIRKRVDCYLVLHGGSGLSDEDFKKCIECGINKVNIFTDLTLAINKKLPEFVKTTGDLTTAIFDEIRRIVKEEAIKKLKVFGSYDII
- a CDS encoding sugar phosphate isomerase/epimerase family protein, translated to MNEPIYKYLKIGTIHFMSYPQVIDGEGPIEETLKSILEDDYFNAVEITWIKDSEERKRVKDMLKSAHITVAYGGQPRLLRTGLNPNDYDSEKRRKAIEILKKGIDEAYELGAVGFGFLSRQYDEARKEEAFKILVDTTKELCEYAKSKGNLMVELEVFDFDIDKKSLIGPAELAARFAAEIRKEYDNFGLIVDLSHLPLTRETAEQALLPVKDYLTHVHIGNAVVKDKNHPAYGDKHPMFGIEGGENDVEEVIEFLRVLKEIGFLNPDKRPILSFEVSPMPGQDPKIVLASSKRVLNEAWARL